Proteins encoded by one window of Pseudomonas tructae:
- the kdpA gene encoding potassium-transporting ATPase subunit KdpA produces the protein MHSYDYALLLAFFALVLLPAPLLGRFYFKVMEGQRTWLSPLLGPVERVCYRLAGVDAGKEQSWQQYTLALLAFNFAGFVLVFAVLQLQGYLPLNPQHLAGQEWSLAFNTAVSFVTNTNWQSYSGEASVSYLSQMLGLTVQNFVSAATGLAVLVALCRGIARRSAKTLGNFWVDMTRATLYGLLPLCLLLALLLVWQGVPQTFADYVHALTLQGADQTIPLGPAASQIAIKQLGTNGGGFFGVNSAHPFENPSAWSNLFEVASIILIPVALVFTFGHYVKDMRQSRAIIAGMLALFLIGGGTALWSEYQANPTLSSPLVEQTAPLEGKESRFGTTASVLWTVTTTAASNGSVNNMHDSLNPLSGMVALVNMMVGEVIFGGVGAGLYGMLLNVLIAVFLAGLMIGRTPEYLGKKLQAREVQLLVATLLVMPVGVLVLGALAASLPGPAAAISNPGAHGFSQLLYAYTSASANNGSAFAGLGANTTFHNVMIGLGMLIGRFGYILPVLALAGSLALKKSAPVGQNSFPTHGPLFVTLLVVTILLIGGLTFLPALALGPVTEYLSLGL, from the coding sequence ATGCACAGTTACGATTACGCGTTGCTGCTGGCGTTCTTTGCGCTGGTACTGCTCCCGGCGCCCTTGCTCGGGCGTTTCTATTTCAAGGTGATGGAAGGCCAGCGCACCTGGCTGTCGCCGCTGCTGGGGCCGGTCGAGCGGGTGTGCTACCGGCTGGCCGGGGTCGATGCCGGCAAGGAGCAGAGTTGGCAGCAGTACACCCTGGCCTTGCTGGCCTTCAACTTCGCAGGCTTCGTGCTGGTGTTCGCCGTGCTGCAGTTGCAGGGCTATCTGCCACTCAACCCGCAGCACCTGGCGGGGCAGGAGTGGTCGCTGGCGTTCAACACGGCGGTGAGCTTTGTCACCAACACCAACTGGCAGTCCTACAGTGGCGAAGCCTCGGTCAGCTACCTGAGCCAGATGCTCGGCCTGACCGTGCAGAACTTTGTCAGCGCCGCCACCGGCCTGGCCGTACTGGTCGCCCTGTGCCGTGGCATTGCCCGCCGTTCGGCCAAGACCCTGGGCAATTTCTGGGTCGACATGACCCGCGCCACCCTCTACGGCCTGTTGCCGCTGTGCCTGCTGCTGGCCTTGCTGCTGGTCTGGCAGGGCGTGCCGCAAACTTTCGCCGACTACGTGCATGCCCTGACCCTGCAGGGCGCTGACCAGACCATCCCGCTGGGCCCGGCCGCCAGCCAGATTGCGATCAAGCAACTGGGTACCAACGGCGGCGGCTTCTTCGGCGTCAACTCGGCGCACCCGTTCGAAAACCCTAGCGCCTGGAGCAACCTGTTCGAGGTGGCCTCGATCATCCTGATTCCGGTGGCCCTGGTCTTCACCTTCGGCCACTACGTCAAGGACATGCGCCAGAGCCGGGCGATCATCGCCGGCATGCTCGCGCTGTTCCTGATCGGTGGCGGCACCGCGCTGTGGAGCGAGTACCAGGCCAACCCGACGCTGAGCAGCCCGCTGGTTGAACAGACCGCGCCACTGGAAGGCAAGGAAAGCCGCTTCGGCACCACCGCCAGCGTACTCTGGACGGTCACTACCACCGCCGCCTCGAACGGTTCGGTGAACAACATGCACGACAGCCTCAACCCGCTCAGCGGCATGGTCGCGCTGGTCAACATGATGGTTGGCGAGGTGATCTTCGGCGGTGTCGGTGCCGGTCTTTACGGCATGCTGCTCAACGTGCTGATCGCGGTGTTCCTGGCCGGCCTGATGATCGGCCGGACCCCGGAATACCTGGGCAAGAAACTGCAGGCGCGGGAAGTGCAACTGCTGGTGGCCACCTTGCTGGTGATGCCCGTTGGCGTGCTGGTACTCGGCGCCCTGGCCGCCAGCCTGCCAGGACCTGCGGCGGCCATCAGCAACCCCGGTGCCCATGGCTTCAGCCAGCTGCTGTACGCCTACACCTCGGCCAGCGCCAACAACGGTTCGGCCTTTGCCGGCCTGGGTGCCAATACCACCTTTCACAACGTGATGATCGGCCTGGGCATGCTCATCGGCCGCTTCGGCTACATCCTGCCGGTGCTGGCCCTGGCCGGTAGCCTGGCACTGAAAAAATCCGCGCCTGTGGGGCAGAACAGCTTCCCGACCCACGGCCCGCTGTTCGTCACCTTGCTGGTGGTGACCATTCTATTGATCGGTGGCCTGACCTTCCTGCCGGCCCTGGCCCTGGGGCCAGTGACCGAGTACCTGAGCCTGGGCTTGTGA
- the kdpF gene encoding K(+)-transporting ATPase subunit F yields the protein MSILDGVSLLLAVALMIYLLVALLRANRG from the coding sequence ATGAGCATTCTGGACGGGGTGTCACTGCTGTTGGCAGTGGCGTTGATGATCTACCTGCTGGTCGCGCTGTTGCGCGCCAATCGGGGTTAG
- a CDS encoding putative bifunctional diguanylate cyclase/phosphodiesterase produces MDDNYRAAVDAAAIFSETDLSGRITYVNEQFCSISGYSREELLGANHRILNAGLHGPEFFLDMWRALVAGRVWKGEICNRAKDGSLYWVDSTMVPLIDLATGKVRKYVSIRFDVTEKRQLLHTLQWRVGHDVLTGLPNRAYLSDLLNQALEFSRNEDIPLAVCMLDLDGFKAVNDGYGHACGDLLLVEVATRLKGILRGGDAVARLSGDEFVLILRHVQAPAHLQAALDRVLSALAAPYRIRDQQIRVSASIGVTLFPQDNEDTDTLVRHADQALYVAKQRGRNRFHLFDVSLDQEVKATHQTVARLRQALHNGELCLHYQPKVNMRSGAVIGFEALLRWQHPHKGLVLPADFLPQIEQTDLIVEIGEWVIDQAMTCIRRWQAQGHEWPVSVNIAARHVQRDDFVERLQRLLNRHPQVAPALLDLEIVESVAIENIQRVSQCLDACQRLGVQFSLDDFGTGYSSLSYLKRLPTRTIKIDKSFVRDILHDQDDLALTRAVIGLARAFGRQVIAEGLETVEHGQLLMGLGCEIAQGYCIARPMPVGQVIDWVAGYQQPSQWKTQ; encoded by the coding sequence ATGGACGATAACTACCGCGCGGCCGTCGATGCCGCCGCGATCTTTTCCGAAACCGACCTCAGTGGCCGGATCACCTACGTCAACGAGCAGTTCTGCAGCATCTCCGGGTACAGCCGCGAGGAGCTGCTGGGGGCCAATCACCGGATCCTCAACGCCGGCCTGCATGGGCCGGAGTTCTTCCTTGATATGTGGCGTGCCCTGGTTGCCGGCAGGGTCTGGAAAGGCGAGATCTGCAACCGGGCCAAGGATGGCTCGCTGTACTGGGTAGACAGCACCATGGTGCCGTTGATCGACCTGGCCACTGGCAAGGTGCGCAAGTACGTGTCGATCCGCTTCGACGTCACCGAGAAGCGTCAACTGCTGCATACCCTGCAATGGCGGGTGGGCCACGATGTGCTCACTGGGCTGCCCAATCGCGCTTATCTGTCCGACCTGCTCAACCAGGCCTTGGAGTTCTCACGCAACGAGGACATCCCACTGGCGGTGTGCATGCTCGACCTGGACGGTTTCAAGGCAGTCAATGACGGTTACGGCCACGCTTGCGGCGACCTGCTGCTGGTGGAGGTGGCCACGCGCCTCAAGGGCATCCTGCGCGGCGGTGATGCCGTGGCGCGGTTGTCGGGAGACGAGTTCGTGCTGATCTTGCGCCACGTGCAGGCACCGGCGCACCTGCAGGCGGCCCTGGACCGGGTGCTGAGCGCACTTGCCGCGCCGTACCGGATCCGCGACCAGCAGATTCGCGTCAGCGCCAGTATCGGCGTGACCTTGTTCCCTCAGGACAATGAAGACACCGACACCCTGGTGCGGCATGCCGACCAGGCCCTGTATGTGGCCAAGCAGCGTGGACGCAACCGCTTTCACCTGTTCGACGTATCGCTGGACCAGGAGGTCAAGGCCACCCACCAGACCGTGGCACGCTTGCGGCAGGCCCTGCACAACGGCGAGCTGTGCCTGCACTACCAGCCCAAGGTCAACATGCGCAGCGGTGCGGTGATCGGCTTCGAAGCGCTGCTGCGCTGGCAGCACCCGCACAAGGGCCTGGTGCTGCCCGCAGATTTTCTGCCGCAGATCGAACAGACCGACCTGATCGTCGAAATCGGCGAGTGGGTCATCGACCAGGCCATGACCTGCATCCGACGCTGGCAGGCGCAGGGCCATGAGTGGCCGGTCAGCGTCAACATCGCCGCCCGTCATGTGCAACGTGACGATTTTGTCGAACGCCTGCAGCGGCTGTTGAACCGTCACCCGCAGGTGGCGCCGGCGCTGCTCGATCTGGAAATCGTCGAGTCGGTGGCCATCGAGAACATCCAGCGAGTCAGCCAGTGCCTGGATGCCTGCCAGCGCCTGGGCGTGCAGTTCTCCCTGGACGACTTCGGCACTGGCTACTCGTCGCTGAGCTACCTCAAGCGCTTGCCAACGCGGACCATCAAGATCGACAAGTCGTTCGTGCGTGACATCCTTCACGACCAGGACGACCTGGCGCTGACACGCGCGGTGATCGGCCTGGCCCGGGCCTTTGGCCGCCAAGTGATTGCCGAGGGCCTGGAGACTGTCGAGCATGGCCAGTTGCTGATGGGCCTGGGCTGCGAGATCGCCCAGGGCTACTGCATTGCCCGGCCAATGCCGGTTGGGCAGGTGATCGACTGGGTTGCCGGCTACCAGCAGCCGTCGCAGTGGAAGACCCAGTAG
- a CDS encoding helix-turn-helix domain-containing protein, translating to MTISSLGSAIRRYRKVAGLTQAELGEKTGFDPKTISRFETGTYTPSVEALLTFAEVLGIKLKAFFAEQDDEDEQRAYLFGVIHKAPPQDLGKLIAAVDLAMSKP from the coding sequence ATGACAATTTCAAGTTTGGGTTCGGCCATCAGACGTTACCGCAAGGTAGCCGGGCTCACTCAGGCTGAACTTGGCGAGAAAACCGGTTTTGACCCCAAGACCATCAGCCGCTTCGAAACTGGCACCTACACCCCCAGCGTGGAAGCCCTGCTGACCTTTGCCGAGGTGCTGGGCATCAAACTCAAAGCCTTCTTCGCCGAGCAAGACGACGAAGACGAGCAGCGTGCCTACCTCTTCGGTGTCATCCACAAGGCCCCACCGCAGGACCTGGGCAAGCTGATCGCGGCGGTGGACCTGGCCATGTCCAAGCCATAG